A single Mangrovimonas sp. YM274 DNA region contains:
- a CDS encoding enoyl-ACP reductase: protein MSYNLLKGKRGIIFGALDENSIAWKTAERVHEEGGTFVLTNAPIAMRMGQIKELADKTGSEIIPADATNLEDLENLVAKSMEILGGKIDFVLHSIGMSVNVRKGNHYTNQNYDFTHKGWDVSAVSFHKVMQVLYKNDAMSEWGSIVALSYMAAQRVFPDYNDMADNKAYLESIARSFGYFFGKDKKVRVNTISQSPTPTTAGQGVKGFDGFIAYADKMSPLGNATALDCANYTVAMFSDLTRRVTLQNLYNDGGFSNMGVSAEVMEAFVKEQ from the coding sequence ATGTCATATAATTTATTAAAAGGAAAACGAGGGATTATTTTTGGAGCATTGGATGAGAATTCAATTGCTTGGAAAACCGCAGAGCGTGTTCACGAAGAAGGAGGGACCTTTGTGTTGACCAATGCACCTATTGCAATGCGCATGGGACAAATTAAAGAGTTGGCTGATAAAACAGGATCTGAAATTATCCCTGCTGATGCTACTAATTTGGAGGATCTTGAGAATCTTGTAGCCAAGTCAATGGAGATCTTAGGAGGCAAAATTGATTTCGTGTTACACTCAATTGGTATGTCGGTAAACGTACGTAAAGGCAACCACTATACAAATCAAAACTACGATTTTACTCATAAAGGATGGGATGTATCTGCAGTATCTTTTCATAAAGTGATGCAAGTTCTTTATAAAAATGATGCTATGAGTGAGTGGGGAAGTATTGTAGCTCTTTCGTATATGGCGGCACAGCGTGTGTTCCCAGATTATAATGATATGGCCGATAACAAAGCCTATTTGGAAAGTATTGCGAGAAGCTTTGGATATTTCTTTGGAAAAGACAAAAAGGTTAGAGTAAACACTATTTCACAATCTCCAACACCTACTACGGCAGGACAAGGAGTAAAAGGATTTGACGGGTTTATCGCCTATGCCGATAAAATGTCGCCATTAGGAAATGCCACTGCTTTAGATTGTGCTAATTATACTGTGGCTATGTTTAGTGATTTAACACGTCGTGTTACCTTGCAAAACTTATACAACGATGGAGGTTTTAGTAATATGGGAGTAAGTGCCGAAGTCATGGAAGCTTTCGTGAAGGAACAATAA